Proteins encoded by one window of Astatotilapia calliptera chromosome 13, fAstCal1.2, whole genome shotgun sequence:
- the LOC113035016 gene encoding SLAM family member 9-like isoform X3, which translates to METSAGFWLLAVLLLAATSFSQDQTVKYFKVGDTLQLSPQPVSEQIYNVVWKYGKNLLAEWVKDQIPLTYYSKFKGRTTVNTDTGVLEIRDMTAADTRLYSVEINNQVQSQVYQIVEIEAVPQPEVKVTPLLCNSTSESCKLVCDGVINKAGPVEYFWKKDEGEWDQSGKEMEILNDGETQRVKTFSCRMKNLVSESDSEPIDNPLYQENNPDCGLCVTLSGAVMRSLAILTPCWAAVCLWTKRKTLRKCTNTHS; encoded by the coding sequence ATGGAGACGTCGGCTGGTTTCTGGCTCCTGGCTGTGCTGCTCTTAGCTGCAACCAGCTTCTCTCAGGATCAGACTGTGAAGTACTTCAAAGTTGGTGACACACTCCAGCTCAGCCCTCAGCCGGTCTCTGAACAGATCTACAACGTTGTGTGGAAATACGGCAAGAACCTGCTGGCTGAGTGGGTGAAAGACCAGATTCCTCTGACATATTACAGCAAGTTTAAAGGCCGAACCACTGTGAACACTGACACAGGAGTGTTGGAGATCAGGGACATGACTGCAGCGGACACTAGACTGTATTCAGTGGAGATCAACAACCAAGTCCAGAGTCAGGTATATCAGATTGTGGAGATCGAAGCAGTGCCTCAGCCTGAGGTGAAAGTGACGCCGCTGTTGTGTAATTCAACCTCAGAGAGCTGTAAACTGGTGTGTGACGGAGTCATTAACAAAGCCGGGCCTGTCGAGTACTTCTGGAAGAAGGATGAAGGAGAGTGGGATCAGTCAGGAAAGGAGATGGAGATCCTGAATGATGGCGAAACACAGCGTGTGAAAACTTTCTCCTGCAGGATGAAGAACCTGGTGAGTGAGAGCGACAGCGAGCCCATCGATAATCCGCTCTACCAGGAGAATAACCCAGACTGTGGACTCTGTGTCACACTTTCAGGTGCTGTGATGAGATCCTTGGCGATCCTGACTCCGTGTTGGgcggctgtgtgtttgtggacaaAACGAAAGACTCTTCgtaaatgcacaaacacacacagctga
- the LOC113035016 gene encoding uncharacterized protein LOC113035016 isoform X2 → METSAGFWLLAVLLLAATSFSQDQTVKYFKVGDTLQLSPQPVSEQIYNVVWKYGKNLLAEWVKDQIPLTYYSKFKGRTTVNTDTGVLEIRDMTAADTRLYSVEINNQVQSQVYQIVEIEAVPQPEVKVTPLLCNSTSESCKLVCDGVINKAGPVEYFWKKDEGEWDQSGKEMEILNDGETQRVKTFSCRMKNLVL, encoded by the exons ATGGAGACGTCGGCTGGTTTCTGGCTCCTGGCTGTGCTGCTCTTAGCTGCAACCAGCTTCTCTCAGGATCAGACTGTGAAGTACTTCAAAGTTGGTGACACACTCCAGCTCAGCCCTCAGCCGGTCTCTGAACAGATCTACAACGTTGTGTGGAAATACGGCAAGAACCTGCTGGCTGAGTGGGTGAAAGACCAGATTCCTCTGACATATTACAGCAAGTTTAAAGGCCGAACCACTGTGAACACTGACACAGGAGTGTTGGAGATCAGGGACATGACTGCAGCGGACACTAGACTGTATTCAGTGGAGATCAACAACCAAGTCCAGAGTCAGGTATATCAGATTGTGGAGATCGAAGCAGTGCCTCAGCCTGAGGTGAAAGTGACGCCGCTGTTGTGTAATTCAACCTCAGAGAGCTGTAAACTGGTGTGTGACGGAGTCATTAACAAAGCCGGGCCTGTCGAGTACTTCTGGAAGAAGGATGAAGGAGAGTGGGATCAGTCAGGAAAGGAGATGGAGATCCTGAATGATGGCGAAACACAGCGTGTGAAAACTTTCTCCTGCAGGATGAAGAACCTG GTGCTGTGA